TGTCTAGTTAAATGAAAAGCTTATATAAAAAGTTGATATTCATTGTAAGTAATAGAATAAATGACAGCACTGTATCTGcaattttttaatatgaatttggTGAGTTTTTTAAATTAGGTCCGTTCTTTACTTTTTGAGTATccatacttttttatttaaaactttattttctaacAGAGGATTCTTGAATTGGAAAGCTCTCTTGCAAAGTATTCACAAGATGACAGAAAACGATCAGAAGAATTAAGCACTCTGATGGAGTCTGAAAAAAACCAGCACACTGAAGAAATCAATTGTATGGTTGAAAAACACAAGGAAGAATTAGAAAAtgtgaaacagcagcaggaaaagctttGGACAGAAAAACTTCAAATCCTCAAGCAACAACAAGTAACTGAGATAGAAAAAATGAGAGCgaaacaagaacaagaaatagATGCaatactgaaagagaaagaaacagttttCCGTACACATATAGAAGAGATGAATGAAAAAACGTTAGAAAAACTTGATGTGAAACAAACAGAGCTAGAAGCACTGTCTTCTGAGCTATCAGAAGCATTAAAAATACGCCATGATTTAGAACAAGAGCTCTCAGTACTGAAAAGTGAAGTAGGTGAAGCAAAGCAAGAATTGGAGACAAAGTTAGAAGAACAGAGGAACCGGCACAAGGAAGAAATTGAAATGATGTTAAAAGAGCATGAAATTTCTATTCAAGGAGTTGAGAAGGTACTCACGGAGGAACTGAACCAGCTCAAGCAATCATTGGAGGAAAAAGACAGACAGCTGGAGGAAGTAAAAGCCCATGAACAGAAACTAAAGGAATCTGTGGAAAGATCTGAAAGTGAATTTGTCCAAGCGTCTGCAAAGCTAGAGGAGCTCTCTCAGTCCCATCAGAATACTGCTAGGGAGCAGGCAAAGATTTATGAAGAGGAATtagcaaagctgcagcaaaaACTGACAGGTCTGGAAGGTGAAAAATTGCAACTTAATGAGCAGATATTAAGAACTGAATCCCAGCTGAATGAAGTTAAGAATGAGTTAGAATCATACATCTCTCAGGTACGTGACCTGAGGCAGCATCTGCAAGAGCAGAGCaatgaaaatacacaaaaagtAACCTCTCTAACACAACAGTATGAATCTCAATTGAAGGATCTAGAAAGAGAGGCTGATCAGACAAAGAGGACTCTGTCTGAGAAGGAAGATGAAATTGAACACATGAGAAAGTCACAGAGTGAACAAGTGGAAGAGCTTAAACAGAAATTGTCAGCCAAAGAGGAGAGAATTAGTGCTTTACAAGGagaatatgaaaataaactgaaacatcAGGAAAACAAGATGGACAAAGTTaaacagagagcaaaagagaTGCAGGAGACTTTCAAAAAGAAACTTACTGAGCAGGAAGCTAAACTAAAAAAAGAACTCGAAAACAAGCAGTTGGAGTTCAGTCAGAAAGAGAGCGAGTTCAATGCTAAAATGTTGGAAATGGCACATGCCAGCTCAGCTGGAATCAGTGATGCTGTGTCAAAACTGGAATCTAATCAGAAAGAGCAATTAGAAAGTCTGGCTAAGGTTCATAAGAGGGAGTTAGAGGAAATCACCCAGATTTGGGAAAAGAAACTCAATCAGCAGGTTGAAGAGCTCCAGGAAAAACACGAACTGGAACTAcaggagaaagagcaggaagtTGGAGACCTGAAACAGAAACTTGCCACCCTCAGTGCTGAGAACGAGGGCTCCAGAACCGAAATAACCCGACTGAAGGAAGAACAGATGAAGAGGGAGGAGTCCCTGAACGAAGTGCAAGAACGACTAAAGCAGTCATTGGCCAAGGTGGATGTTTTGTCAAATAGTGAAAGTGACCTGAAAACACAGCTCAGAAAACTGGAAGGTGATCTTAGTCAGTCTAAGAAAGACCACTCAGTACTTCAGGAACAGCTTAGCAATCAGAAAGCAGTAGAAGAAAAGGACAAAGCTAAAATAAGTGAGCTTACAGATACGCTGAAAACCCTTGAGGAGAAACTCCAAACTGTGCAGTCTTCTCAATGTAAAGATCATGaaaattatgagaaaaaaatagaggCGATTCAACTGAAAGAAACCGAGTTTAAGAGGTTGTCAGGAGAACTTGTAGCACAGTTAGATGCTTATTGGAAGAATGCTGAAGCTCTATTACAAACAAAAAGCAATGAATTAattgaaaaatgtaatgaaaaaattGGCACAGTAGCATGCAAAATTGCAGATTGTGAATACCGAACCGCAAAAATTAAAGAAGCCATATTAATTAAAAGGGGTAAGATTCCCGAACTAGAAGCTCAACTTAAAGAAGCTACAGAGCATCATTCTGCTCTAAGTAGTTCTTTACAAAAGTCAATGCAACAGCTGCAAGAGAAAGACAGTTTAATCATGTCCCTGAGAGCTGACATTGAAGGACTTGTAACAGAAAAGGAACAACTGCAAAAAGAAGGAGGGCATCAGCAGCAAGCAgcatcagaaaaagaaacttgCATAACACAGCTGAGGAAAGAGTTATCAGAAAATATCAATGCTGTCACCTCAATGAAAGAAGAACTCCAGGAAAAAGAATCTGAAATTTCTGCTCTCAACAAAACGGTTAATGAGCTTAACGTTAGACTTGAAAACATGGTAAGTGTAACTGAGAAAGAAGCAGCCATGTTACGCGAGCAGCATCAAGAGAGTCAGGTGCAATTGTTAAAGCAGGTACAAGAGTTATCGTCCAGAGTTGAGACACTGAGTCAAGAAAAAGCATCAGCTCTTGAGCAGGCGGATCAGTGGATGACCAGACTCTCagagtggaagaggaaagcaCAAACAAGGTTTACACAAAATCACGATACTATTAAAGATTTGCAGAGCAAACTTGTACTAAGCAATACCCAAGCTAGTGAAAAAGATGACGAGCTAAATAAACTGAAGGAGGAGCTGGCTAAACAAAGCAAGAATGTGGATAGTTTAAAAAGTGCATGGGAACAAAGGCAGAACCAGAGGGAAAAGCAAGAGAGTGAGTTGACCGCAGAGTTAAAAATCCAAGCAGCAAGAATTGCTGAACTAGAAGAACACATTGCTCAGAAAACTTCCGAAAACAATTCCTTGATGGAGGAACTTCAAAAGTATAATGAACAAAACGACACAGAGCAAAAAGAGATCGCTTGGCAACTCCAGCAGGCAGAGGAGATGGCTTCTGAAAAGGACAATAGGTTTAAGGAGGCTGAAGAAAAAGTGCTtaatcttgaaaagaaaataagttcaTTGGAGGCTGAATttgaagcaaaggaaagggaaTTTGAACGAATTAAATCAGCGATActtaaaagcaaagaggaagagcTGAAAGGATTAGAAGAGAGACTGAATGCAGAAAACAGCGCTAAGTTAGCAGATCTGAAGAAGAAGGCAGAGCAAAAGATTGGTTCTATTAAAAAGCAATTGATGTCtcaaatggaagaaaaggaacagcaaCTTAAGCAAGATAGAGAAAATCAGTTAAGAAACTTGGAACAAAGAGTGCAGGAAAGAGAAGCCAAGATTGAGACCTTGGAACTAAAAATCAAGTCAACAAGAGATTCCACAGAATTAGAGGAGGAAATGCTGCAAAAAGTAGAGAGTGTAAAAGCTGCTGTAGAACAAGAAAAGGATAAAATGCTTGAGAGTGTCCGACAGACTTATGAAGAGAAAATACATGTGTTACAGAAGGACTTATCTGAAAAAGATGAATTATTGCAGAAGTATGAAAAGGAACAAAGAGAGAGGAATGACTCTCATCTAGAACTGCAAAGCAAACAGGAAGAACTGTTCGGAAAACTGGCATGTGTTGAGAAGAGACTTCAAGAGGAACAACGTTTGACCGAAAGCCTCAGGAAAGAACTTGAGGAGCAAACTAAAAAATGCTCAGTGTTAGTGGATGAGTTAGCAAGCAGTAGGGAGGAATTAAAAGCgaaagaacaaaaacatcttGATATGGAGACTGTAACTGGAGGTTTCCAGAAAAGATTGCAGGAAAAGGAGGCATCCAGTCAATCTTTAGAAGAGAAGATAAGAGAGTTGGAAAACAATCtaatgaaggaaaaggaagtgCACAAGACTGAGCTGGAAGATACAAGTTTGAGAtatgaagaaaaactaaaaagtttGCAGCAGCAGTTGGATGAAAGAAATGACCACCTGAAAGCTTTTGAAGAAAGTGCTGAAGCAAAGACTAGATCTGATTTAGAGCTGCAGAAGTTACTGGGTGATATGCAGACCCAGCAGAAGGACTTGCAAAATAAACTGGAGGACTCTGAAAGGGAGAAACAGAAACTACGCAAAGATGTGAATAGTCTTCAGAAAGACCTGCGTACTCTGCGAAAAGAGCATCAGCAGGAACTTGACATAGTTAAGAAGGAGTCCTTAGAAGAAATGGAGGAGAAAATCAGGTAAATCTTCCTTGTCTTGTTAatattgctttgctttatttttagccACTTAAATCTGAGGATGACTACTCTTTTTAAAACTTGGATTGTAACAATGAGATAAGGATTGCTATTTTTCTCTGATTTCGTAAATGggtttgcttaaaaacaaacagcaagaaaagagCAATTTGAAACTAGCACTTCATTCATGAACATGTAACACAGTTTTTAGGTCAtaagtttaaaaagttttttttttccttaaaatactgTGCATTGCTCTTGATTTACATTGTGGTAGTGATGGTGATTTTTCTATATTACCAGAATATTAAATACGGTTTTATTTTCCTCAACCAGGAACTGAAGTATGTTAGAAGTTAGTATTGAATTTGTTAAAAGTTAGTGTCAGGTCCCTACCCTCTAAGTTATCTCAGAATCCATTGAAAATTTAGAATTTTTCATAGGTACTGCAAAAAATGTAGTATGCTCTTCAGAGCAATAATAGTTTCTCAAGTAAGGTATTCTCTAAGAACTCCACTTCTGTTCTTTACTTCCAATTCTTTgtctttgttgtttaaaaaaaaaacagatttttttttaatgaaatgcctGTCTTGCAGATGAATTTGATGgggtggaggaggaaggttgAAGGGAGGAAGGTGGACAGAAACCCCACAGGATTCACATAATATTACCACCTTCAAAGCCAGCCCATTCTAAAATAGTTTTGGAGAAATTCCCAGACGACCTACCTCGCCACACTgtctttaaacattttcattttttcggtgtattttttgatattttgtacAGGTGTGAACAAGAAGACATTGAATTAAAGCACAACTCCACCTTAAAGCAGTTAATGAGAGAGTTCAATACTCAGCTGGCTCAAAAAGAGAGGGAATTGGAAACTGCTGTAAAAGAGACGATCAGTAAGTGAAATACTAACGTAATTGCAGTCAGTGAAGGTTTAAAAAATGGCCAGAAAGCCACTTTCTTCAAACATTTTGGGCAAAGGGTTTCACCTGGTAGTCTTGTAAAGAGAACATTTAGTTTCTGACTTGATGCTCCTTAGAGAACTCGGGGAAAGATCTTTTGCTTAGGAAATAACATCTAAATTTTAGTTGTAACACAGTTAGAAAACACGTCTttatttgttcttcctttccccGTAGACTTGATCTTTGATCTGGCACTATGTATGTCCGCATCTGTCATGGTAGGAGTTACTGGTGGTAGCCATAGTAGCCATAGTTACTATCTTTTTGTCATCCTGTACACACAGAATAGGAAGAGAGCATGTTTTTAGGGGTGAAGGTCTAAGCACATTGataagttttcattttaatgcttCTTGGGATTGAGCAACACAAGCCTGTAACATTTCAATCCAGTGTCCAATGCATGGATTTCTTTGAGAGGAAAATTGCATCCAACTGGGAATCAGAATTGCATTTTCTTAGCTGTATCTGGCAGACTTCGTTCACTGGCACCACTAATAGGTACCAGTTGGATATGATGTCTGATTAATATCCTGTATGGTTATAGCTAGAGTACAGCATGTTTCGGcttcttttctttgtccttctttTGCCACCAAACTCTAAGTTGAAAGCTGGAGTGAGCAGGAAGTGTCTTTTGGCTCCACAATTGCTGGAGATGCCCCTACAAGTGAGGAATTTCTGAAAATTTGCAGCTGTTTCAGATCTCTTCTGTAGGTAGAGTAAGAGATAAGCAAATAAGGTTTAGCAATTGATTCTAACTTTCAGAAATAAGTTCAGACCCCGGGCAGGAAAAATTGATGCTAATACCAAACTACAAACAGCAAACTATACGTGTTGGAGTAATGACAAAAATGTTGTTGATGTTGACTgtgaaaaatgaatttgcataAGACTATTTCTTTATAGATGCCTTTCACAGTTGTCTTTAAGCTTTTTTAATACTCTTGTGACatctaatttattaaaataaacgcgtatttttttgtattgcctgaccttttttttttttttttttttttttttttttttttttacaggtaaaGCCCAGGAGGTAGAAACTGAATTGATAGAAAACCATCACATAGAGACAACACAGTTGcataaaaaaattgcagaaaaagatgatgatctaaaaagaactgtaaaaaaatatgaagaaatccTTGAGGTATCTTTCTGAAAAGTGATAAGGCCATGTACATTTTgacatatttctttcctttgtttcattGCAAATTTAGACAAAAAAGTATAATTCTTGCTGGTAAAGATCTTTTGAAACCTACTGCTTGCATTATACTTTATGTGTATGTTTACCTAGCCATCCCTTTGAGGTGCTTTGCAATTAAAATGTTTGTCTCTGTGTTTTGTGAGCATGTAAGAACACTAAAAATTAAGCCCTAGCTCTGATCCTTCAGTAAGAGCTATAGGTCCTTAAGTGCATGCAGTCCATCAGTTTGTCTGTCTCGAGGCCTGAACATCAGCAGTTTCCAGATCGAAATGAGGAAAGTAAGCAAGTTAAACAAATTAAAGCTTTACTAGTTTTagtttgttgttgggtttttttgtttcttttgaggaTATAAATGCTTTGTGAGTCAGCCTCACCCTCCTCTCTGATATTCTGTCCGAATTGGGACCATAGCCCTTAAAGTGAGGCTTTGTTTTATGCAGGGTGCGGTCTATCTGCATGGTTTTTGAGTTAGTAAAGCTTGCATTTTTATCTGTGAGTGAACTTTTTTTGTATCTGTGAGtgaacacacacatttttatctgtgtgtgtctgcatgaTATTTGCAAATAGACACAATCTTGCTCCAGTAACATGGCAACCAGAAGTTGGCAGCCAACTTCAGTCTAAGGATACTTTACCCTCCAAGGATGCCTACTGTCTTAGCCGAGTAGGAATTTCGATGGAGCAAGGACATGTTTGGCTACAAAAGATTGAATAATTTTCAATGGTAGACTATACGTTAAGCTGGGATGCAGGCTTtaattttgctgatttttagTCCTTATATAAAAAATAAGTGTTCCTTGAATAGAATCAGTAGTAATACATGGAAATGAACCTTCAGTTTATGCTCAGTTGCCAGTCCAGAGCTATGTACTGAGCATGTCTGAGTGCTCTATGCTATTAAAAAAGCCCAAACCTGAAGGCAGATTGATATGTTGTGCTCTGGTTTTTGTACCTCGAGCAGCTTAGATGAAGATGCCaagtttttaattttagaatCCCCTTTCTTTTGTTTAGTAATTTAGAAAAGTTACACAGTATAAAACAGTGAAGTTAATTGCTTGTGCCACAGATCTAAATTCCAAATTTCTGGAATATACTTTTCCCACATATTGTCTGGATGTGCAGTGTGCTACCGTTCAAGTCCGTACTGTAAAGGTCCAATAGGTATCTGATTTAAAGTCATTTACGTAcaatttctctctgtttctgatGCATTCTGAACATATGAACATCTGAGCATGTCTGAAACTTATATGCGCTAATGAATGTGTAAACTTGCAGGTTTAGGctaattttgttcttgtttgcCTCCCATTGATGATGGCAGTGATCACTAGCTGGAGTTAGAATAAGTTCTGTTTCTCTTAGCTGTGGTTGGATGAGTTAAATTCCAGACCACGTGGTTCTTTTTCAGGTAATGGTGTGCATCTGAGTGTTTCAGTGATTTTGGCAAACACAGTTTACAGAGTCTGTTTACTTATTTCCTGAAAAAGTATTGCAAGAATCTAATAGTTAAGAAATACTTGTGTTAAACTGAGTGTGTGTCACCTGTACTAGAAACAAGAACATCTGCCTGAGCAGATGTGTGAGATTTTTCAAGAGAACCTGAAGTTATCAGTtattccttccccacccccattACCTGGCTTGAAGGTTTGAGAAATTTCACATAAAGATATTTATGCAGAAACTGTGAGGCTTCTGCTGCCATAAGTGGTAGGAAGACTAAGCAAAGATAATGATGGTTGCAACAATGACTTTTGCTCATTTAGCTTTAGAGCTCTTCACTGCGTTTTACACATGGTTAATGTTGCTAAAGACTCGCCAACCTTGATGCCTTAAAGGCTAGCAGGAAGAGCTCAGTCTGTTAAACTTAACATGATTTATTTGTGAAGTACTCTCCTGGTACTTCTCTTGCTTTGCCAGGTGTTTACTTATCTTTCGTAAACACTTTGATCACACAGGATTTCATTAAAGTCTCCCTAATTAAAGGACTTCTGAATCATCATAGCCTGTAATTTGAGACCTGTGATTTTTCTACAGCTAAACTATCATTAAATATCATTAAAGAGAAGTTGAATGTTGCACTCCAGTTAGCTTAACTTAAGCCTATGTGTGAGCTAGAAATGAAATACCTAATTTCAGCTGTGTAATCTTTCATTTGTTGTAATGCCTCCCATGTGGATACAGCATAGGCTTTATGGTTAAGAATTGAGAAATTACAGCTTTATTGAAGTCTTAGTCTATAATTGTAATTAGAAGAGaatgtattttatacattttCAGAATTTGGCAGATACTTTACAGAACAGTAAGTTATTAGTGGAAATACAGTTTCTGTAGCATGTTGGATCATATATGATCTCTAGTCTTTtcaaattttaagttaaaatctCTGTTCAGGGAATTTGTATAAAGAATGTCTCACAGGTCCCCTTTACCGAGGTGTCATTCATCATTTTGAGTTGAATTTCTCTTTCCTGCCTTTCAGCTACCTTCTATGACTAAGAGTGATGTGCATGGAAAATGTAAGAATTCAGATTCTCAGTATAAAAAAAGTGAGGTAAAAAGAAGTAACTGGATGTGTCAGGTTTTGATATTTCGTAACTAGAGAGTATAACCACCTATAAGAGAAATCTTAGAAAAGTTTGGCTGTTGATGTGTTTTTGTGGACATAGGAAAATCatgtgaatgaagaaaaaataacctACCTTGGGAGGTCATGGCATTTGAGATTGAGCGAGGGTTTTTATTGACAGTGGATATTCTCAAAACTTCTAGGCCAGAAAACTTCCTCAGGCACAGTGACTTCCCATTCACTAgttttggatttgtttgttttgaggggtGTGTGTTTATTCTCAAGCAAGGTACAAGGAACATACTAAAAAGTGGCCTTACAGGGAAATAATTCTTATTTTCTCATGGCATACCCTAATTTTTCTAAGCCTGGACCAGTCTTGTTCTCCGtttaatttttcagtaaataTTCTGTATCACTATGGTCTGTTCTCCTGAGATTTTCAATGGAACAAAATTTTGGTCAGCTGTTCTGTTATTGCTAGGTTGGTAAGTTGTAAAATTTGATCTGTACTGATAAGTTGTACTGATTTGATTACACTTGAATGCTGTTCTAGTGCTAGTGAAAGGAAATTGTTACAATTTTCAAAAAGCTAACTGTAATCCTAACTAACCTTAATTGTTCAGGGCCTGCAAAATCACCTTAAGCTCCTGTGGTGGTTTCTCACTGTTTTTCCTAGTCCTTTAGTATAACTAGCCTTTATACTGAGTTTCAGACACCCTCCTGTATGTGTATGGCATAACTTCTTTGATTGCTTTTTTATCTGCTGTAGTTAGATGTTAAGGGTTTAAATGATTAGTTGtataagtaaattttttttttttttcattttggaggcTCGTGAAGAAGAAATGACAGCAAAAGTTCACGAGTTGCAGTTACAGCTAGAAGAATTGCAAAAGGAGTACAAACAAAGGATGGCAGAAGTGGAGCATCAAAACAGTGAAGTGAGCTGACATTAACATTTTTTAACTTTTGGTGTGAGAATTGCTTATAAAACTCTGTTGTTTCCGgttaattgctttttatttgtattttagtcTTCACTTTCCCATACAGTTTGTGTTCTGTTAGATGTTAATTTTGAAAGTGAACCTTTTCAGAATCTGCAGTATTTGATGATATCTTTTTAATGGTTTGTTTACAAAGTCCAGTTGTGTTTCGAGGGGAAGTTgccttgtacttttttttaaaaacattgattttACTGAAAGCCCTTTTGAAGGGGAGGAAATCATGTTGGGTCATTTTTCGTGTGGTTTGGAATTGAAATTGCAATGGACACTGAAGTAGTCCCATACCCCGAATACATCGAGTGCGGACAGATATGTTTCTTTCTTAATTGACCAACGAGTCAGCGCACACTTTTGTCTCTCTGAGAATGCATTTTAGTTGAGGAATTCTTCTTTGAGTGATAAAAATATTACTAATTATCACTActctgagaaaattaaaaatacatgagaTATTGAGTAATTGATGAGATCATTCATATTAaccttcttttaaaaagtttccgTTTTAATAATAGGCCTCAGTGGGGGGacataaggatttttttaattgctactgCAAACTTAATGTATGAACTAtctcattttctttagttttgatGGGAGAAAATACAGCTCCTAATGTTTGTCCCTTCTCGCTTGGACTTACTTGTAACATGTTTTTTGTTACTCTTGTTAATTGTTCCATGAcataaaagttttgttttcataaccagaaaagcagaaataattgtaTCAGACTGCCTCGTACTCTTAATCAACCCTTGCCCACCTGCTAATGATGATTTTATATAATCTTATTACCTGGGAGAAGATTTCTTAAGAGATTCCTAACATCTTAAATCATTATTCTGAAAAGTATAAAGAGTACTTTATCTTTAGGATTTTTTGATTAACTGTGTTTCATCTAGTGACTTCATTAGAAAAATCTGCTCTAAATATATGCAGTCATTTATCATCATGTTATGCGTTCAGCTTCAGGATTACGTTTTCACTGATAGGACCTGAAAGTTATACCAAATCTATGTACCAGCAATGAGGTTTCACATGTTTCCCAATTCTTCCCCGAAGTGCATCACGCAGAGTTGCAGTGGTAGCACAGAGCTGTAAAATATTTGGCTGTTGCAGTTATTCCATCTCTACGTAAAGATGACTGTGCTTACAATTTATAAGCAAAATAAACAGCTGATTTTGTCCATCTTTGGAATCTTGTCCACAGTTCTCCACTCCTTGGAGTTTCCGTGGCAGGCTTTGGAGAAACTCAAAGGAGTTATTCCGTTTGTGGCAGGTATAAACCGGTTGAGAAAGCTCCATCGCTGGTAAATAGCTTTGTTCTAAATGATAACTGATGTGTCatttggaggagaaagaaagggtttCTGTGACAGTATATGTTCTGTAGGTACATCAATACAGTTAAAGCAACCAGGTTCAAAGTGTCTGTAGAATAAGAAGGGGAAATGTACAGGAGTTAGAGCTCTAATTTTATTGGAGTTTAGGCATCAGCCTTTCTTGAGATACTTTGAGAGTTCCAACTAAATTCAAATTCAGCAAATGTTTCGCAAACTGCGTTTTGTATAGTTTTAATTTAACTGAATGTGAATTTCATATTTTGTGCTCAGAGGTTATTCACAATGGTAACTTCATCTCAAAATGACATAACTGGCCTGATAGTCATATTATGCTATTGAATGTGCAGGTGACTGCGTTCTCATCAAGTCAAAGTTGATTCAcgtctgattttattttttttcaagtgtcaAATATTTagactgcttttccttccctaagTAAATGGGCTTCCAATTCTTGTTTTATCAGCGTTTCAGGACTGGATTCTCCTTCTTTAACTCAGCCCGCTCTGGGGTGAGGAGGtagttttcttccccccccccccccccttagaaaTATAGCAGAAAGAACAACTCTATTTCCTTCACACACTTAATTTTTCTATTGTCCCTTCTCCATCTGTTTGTAGAAAACTTAATTTTGCTATTAGCTGGTGCAATAGCATAGATTTGTAACATTATAGACCTAGATAAGAAAATTGGACAAGGCCTGTGGACCTTGTCCACATACCTGCATCAAAGCAGAAGTGTACAAATCCATACCTCGATTTTACATGTGCATCTTAAGTTTGCTGTGATATGTTTTGTCTCAccttggtttttttatttttttgctttataacttttttttcctcttttattatttttccttcagcGCTAGTTCAGTGGTCTTCAGCTGAGTGGAAGCAACTTTTTGTTGGCAGCTGATAATTTTTGTCCAAAGTTTGAGTCTTCTGAATCACCGAGGGTTCTCTTGGAAAACCTGTGTTGCTTAATTGTCAGTGTTATGCCAAACT
This genomic interval from Struthio camelus isolate bStrCam1 chromosome 2, bStrCam1.hap1, whole genome shotgun sequence contains the following:
- the GOLGA4 gene encoding golgin subfamily A member 4 isoform X5; translated protein: MFKKLKQKISEEQAPPRGAAGRAAPHPPQTPSKSSPPTGNRSRTSSFTDQNDEGTLTPDKELLAGMIAEPAFLSEYTIFALDPTKQPKPQSDGVSLPKQPVTRSTENNGSEPASPQSGDTQSFAQRLQLRVPSMESLFRSPVKESLFRSSSKESLVRTSSRDSLNRLDLDAVAPTFDPPSDVESETEESLGSMDSLSKEQLLQRLRRMERSLGNYRGKYSELVSAYQVIQREKKKLQGILSQSQDKALRRIGELREELQMDQQAKKHLQEEFDASLEEKDQLISVLQTQVSLLKQRLQNGQLGTELPDPNIQSEPQVQSPTKEISAENVMEPGSNEGNEDSVKTLEVLTQRVKRQENLLQRCKEMIRSHKERSAQLTNEKEALQEQLEERLQELEKMKELHMAEKTKLITQLRDAKNLIEQLEQDKGMVIAETKRQMHETLEMKEEEIAQLRARIKQITTKGEELKEQKEKSEKAAFEELEKALSIAQKTEEARKKLQAEMDEKIKAVEKASEEERVNLQQELTRVKQEVVEIMKKSSEERVAELEKFHKKEMATKDQELDERLQAQEKEFQEQMKAALEKSQSDCLKTLQEQEQQEALALEELELQKKAIQSECDRKLQEMHQEVETFRTRILELESSLAKYSQDDRKRSEELSTLMESEKNQHTEEINCMVEKHKEELENVKQQQEKLWTEKLQILKQQQVTEIEKMRAKQEQEIDAILKEKETVFRTHIEEMNEKTLEKLDVKQTELEALSSELSEALKIRHDLEQELSVLKSEVGEAKQELETKLEEQRNRHKEEIEMMLKEHEISIQGVEKVLTEELNQLKQSLEEKDRQLEEVKAHEQKLKESVERSESEFVQASAKLEELSQSHQNTAREQAKIYEEELAKLQQKLTGLEGEKLQLNEQILRTESQLNEVKNELESYISQVRDLRQHLQEQSNENTQKVTSLTQQYESQLKDLEREADQTKRTLSEKEDEIEHMRKSQSEQVEELKQKLSAKEERISALQGEYENKLKHQENKMDKVKQRAKEMQETFKKKLTEQEAKLKKELENKQLEFSQKESEFNAKMLEMAHASSAGISDAVSKLESNQKEQLESLAKVHKRELEEITQIWEKKLNQQVEELQEKHELELQEKEQEVGDLKQKLATLSAENEGSRTEITRLKEEQMKREESLNEVQERLKQSLAKVDVLSNSESDLKTQLRKLEGDLSQSKKDHSVLQEQLSNQKAVEEKDKAKISELTDTLKTLEEKLQTVQSSQCKDHENYEKKIEAIQLKETEFKRLSGELVAQLDAYWKNAEALLQTKSNELIEKCNEKIGTVACKIADCEYRTAKIKEAILIKRGKIPELEAQLKEATEHHSALSSSLQKSMQQLQEKDSLIMSLRADIEGLVTEKEQLQKEGGHQQQAASEKETCITQLRKELSENINAVTSMKEELQEKESEISALNKTVNELNVRLENMVSVTEKEAAMLREQHQESQVQLLKQVQELSSRVETLSQEKASALEQADQWMTRLSEWKRKAQTRFTQNHDTIKDLQSKLVLSNTQASEKDDELNKLKEELAKQSKNVDSLKSAWEQRQNQREKQESELTAELKIQAARIAELEEHIAQKTSENNSLMEELQKYNEQNDTEQKEIAWQLQQAEEMASEKDNRFKEAEEKVLNLEKKISSLEAEFEAKEREFERIKSAILKSKEEELKGLEERLNAENSAKLADLKKKAEQKIGSIKKQLMSQMEEKEQQLKQDRENQLRNLEQRVQEREAKIETLELKIKSTRDSTELEEEMLQKVESVKAAVEQEKDKMLESVRQTYEEKIHVLQKDLSEKDELLQKYEKEQRERNDSHLELQSKQEELFGKLACVEKRLQEEQRLTESLRKELEEQTKKCSVLVDELASSREELKAKEQKHLDMETVTGGFQKRLQEKEASSQSLEEKIRELENNLMKEKEVHKTELEDTSLRYEEKLKSLQQQLDERNDHLKAFEESAEAKTRSDLELQKLLGDMQTQQKDLQNKLEDSEREKQKLRKDVNSLQKDLRTLRKEHQQELDIVKKESLEEMEEKIRCEQEDIELKHNSTLKQLMREFNTQLAQKERELETAVKETISKAQEVETELIENHHIETTQLHKKIAEKDDDLKRTVKKYEEILEAREEEMTAKVHELQLQLEELQKEYKQRMAEVEHQNSEVTIAELQAQLAQKTTLVNDSKLKEQEFKEQIHVLEDRLRNYEKNMYVTAVGTPYRDGNLCHTDVSLFGEPTEFEYLRKVLFEYMMGRETKSWLRPT